A genome region from Clostridium pasteurianum includes the following:
- a CDS encoding carbohydrate ABC transporter permease — MVKTIEKTNVKARKSHAKVNFKTKIEPYIYLFPCLFIFIGFTYFPFIKTIYISLFNTDAVGRIRSFIGLSNYIELLKSPSFINSIVVTFKFVALTTIPSIILGLITALLVNNKLKFRNVFSTMYAIPMAVSSASAAIIWLLLFNPSIGFINYIFNLRIKWLADPHFALIAVAIVTVWMNMCVNFIFISAGLKSVPKELCESACIDGANYFETLKNVILPCLSPTLFFVLVIDVIDAFQTFGQINIMTLGGPGETTNVLVYSIYRNAFFNNRFSLASAQSIILFFIMLVITLIQFRYEKKKVFYS, encoded by the coding sequence ATGGTAAAAACAATAGAAAAAACAAATGTTAAAGCTCGAAAATCACATGCAAAAGTAAATTTTAAAACTAAAATAGAGCCGTATATTTATCTTTTCCCATGTCTGTTTATTTTTATCGGATTTACTTATTTCCCGTTTATTAAAACAATATATATAAGTTTATTTAACACAGATGCTGTGGGAAGAATAAGGTCTTTTATAGGGCTTTCAAATTATATTGAGCTATTAAAATCACCATCTTTTATAAACAGCATAGTTGTAACGTTTAAGTTTGTGGCATTAACAACTATTCCATCAATAATTTTGGGACTTATAACAGCACTACTAGTTAATAACAAATTAAAATTCAGAAATGTTTTCAGCACTATGTATGCAATTCCAATGGCAGTATCTTCTGCTTCGGCTGCTATAATCTGGCTTCTGCTCTTTAATCCAAGTATAGGATTTATAAATTATATATTCAATTTAAGAATAAAGTGGCTTGCAGATCCACACTTTGCTTTGATTGCAGTAGCAATTGTCACCGTATGGATGAATATGTGTGTGAATTTTATATTTATATCTGCAGGACTTAAAAGTGTGCCTAAGGAATTATGCGAAAGTGCATGTATAGATGGGGCTAATTATTTTGAAACTTTAAAAAATGTTATATTGCCATGCTTATCACCTACATTGTTTTTTGTATTGGTTATTGATGTTATAGATGCATTTCAAACCTTTGGACAAATAAACATAATGACACTGGGGGGACCAGGAGAAACTACAAATGTTTTAGTTTATTCAATATATAGAAACGCCTTTTTTAATAATAGATTTAGTTTAGCTTCAGCACAATCAATTATACTATTTTTTATAATGCTTGTTATAACTTTGATTCAGTTTAGATATGAAAAGAAGAAAGTTTTTTACTCATAA
- a CDS encoding carbohydrate ABC transporter permease, whose product MNKKMKKTALYVINIIFGLLMIAPLIYALSVSFMSPSEIFTYPPKLVPKGLYLGNYINALKTAPILRFILNSFIVSSIVTVMQIIIASMAGFAFSFLEFKGKKVLFIVILATMMIPGETIMISNYLTISSFKWLDSYKALIVPYLTSAMGIFMMRQYYLTLPKELYEAAKIDGCSNFKFLTRILMPISKPAVGSLGVYIFLTTWNQYMWPLLVTSKPASRTVQIGISMLEFSENQSFGLVMAGIIMVLLPSILIFIIGQKQLIEGMTAGSVKG is encoded by the coding sequence ATGAATAAGAAAATGAAAAAGACAGCGCTTTACGTTATAAACATTATATTTGGTTTACTTATGATAGCTCCACTTATATATGCACTTTCAGTGAGCTTCATGTCACCAAGTGAGATATTTACGTATCCACCAAAGCTTGTACCAAAAGGTTTGTATCTAGGTAATTATATTAATGCATTAAAAACGGCACCTATACTTAGATTCATATTGAATAGTTTTATTGTATCTTCTATTGTAACTGTAATGCAAATCATAATAGCTTCCATGGCAGGCTTTGCTTTTTCCTTTTTAGAATTTAAGGGAAAAAAGGTGCTATTTATTGTTATTCTGGCTACGATGATGATTCCCGGTGAAACCATAATGATATCAAACTATTTAACTATTAGTTCTTTTAAATGGCTTGATAGTTATAAAGCTTTGATAGTACCATATTTAACTTCTGCTATGGGAATATTTATGATGAGACAGTACTATTTAACACTGCCTAAGGAACTTTATGAGGCTGCTAAAATAGATGGATGCAGCAATTTTAAGTTCCTAACGAGAATTCTTATGCCAATTTCAAAACCTGCTGTGGGTTCACTTGGTGTTTATATATTTCTTACCACGTGGAATCAGTATATGTGGCCTCTACTGGTAACAAGTAAACCAGCTTCGAGAACTGTTCAAATTGGTATAAGTATGCTTGAGTTTTCTGAAAATCAATCTTTTGGTTTAGTAATGGCTGGTATCATAATGGTTTTATTGCCATCCATATTAATATTTATAATAGGACAAAAGCAGTTAATAGAAGGTATGACTGCGGGCTCAGTAAAAGGTTAA